The Meriones unguiculatus strain TT.TT164.6M chromosome 6, Bangor_MerUng_6.1, whole genome shotgun sequence genome has a window encoding:
- the Penk gene encoding proenkephalin-A — protein sequence MARFLTLCTWLLALGSCFLATVQSECSQDCAKCSYRLVRPGDLNFLACTLECEGQLPSIKIWETCKDLLQVSRPEFPWDNIEMFKDSSKQDDGPLLAKKYGGFMKRYGGFMKKMDELYPVEPEEEANGGENLAKRYGGFMKKDADEGDSLANSSNLLKELLGTGDSRAKENHHQESTDSDDDGVSKRYGGFMRGLKRSPQLEDEAKELQKRYGGFMRRVGRPEWWMDYQKRYGGFLKRFAESLPSDEEGESYSKEVPEIEKRYGGFMRF from the exons ATGGCGCGGTTCCTGACACTTTGCACCTGGCTGCTGGCGCTTGGGTCCTGCTTCCTGGCTACCGTGCAGTCGGAATGCAGCCAGGACTGCGCCAAATGCAGCTACCGCCTGGTGCGCCCCGGCGACCTCAACTTCCTG GCGTGCACCCTGGAATGTGAAGGGCAACTGCCCTCCATCAAAATCTGGGAGACCTGCAAGGATCTCCTGCAGGTGTCCAGGCCTGAGTTCCCTTGGGATAACATCGAAATGTTCAAGGACAGCAGCAAACAGGATGACGGCCCCTTGCTGGCCAAGAAGTACGGAGGTTTCATGAAAAGATATGGCGGCTTCATGAAGAAGATGGACGAGCTTTATCCCGTGGAGCCGGAAGAAGAAGCGAACGGAGGTGAGAATCTTGCCAAGAGGTATGGTGGATTCATGAAGAAGGATGCAGATGAGGGAGACTCGCTGGCCAACTCCTCCAACCTGCTGAAAGAGCTGCTGGGAACAGGAGACAGCCGTGCCAAAGAGAACCACCACCAGGAGAGCACCGACAGCGATGATGACGGCGTGAGCAAGAGGTACGGCGGCTTCATGAGAGGCCTCAAGAGAAGCCCCCAGCTGGAAGATGAAGCGAAAGAGCTGCAGAAGCGCTACGGGGGCTTCATGAGAAGGGTGGGCCGTCCAGAGTGGTGGATGGACTACCAGAAGAGGTATGGAGGTTTCCTGAAACGCTTCGCTGAGTCTCTGCCATCCGATGAAGAAGGAGAAAGTTACTCTAAGGAAGTTCCTGAGATAGAAAAGAGATATGGGGGATTTATGCGATTTTGA